A part of Gracilimonas sediminicola genomic DNA contains:
- a CDS encoding TonB-dependent receptor plug domain-containing protein, which produces MRILTSIVLSFIITFPAFGQLTAELDSIDVTASRITTTISESGKSVAVITQTDIQNMPVQSVDDLLRSLPGININARAGFGVQTDVGVRGSTFSQVLFMLDNVPLNDPLTAHFNTNIPVALSEIGQIELIRGPASTSFGADAVGGVVHIKTKAYLMKDSEAPESLQTRTNVDVAAGEHNLQILDASVGVARKNWRFNTSFRTAQSDGESFRNPGFDEGVSTAETFNSYFDITNLSSAMSVKLNDKWTWYTRGGVENREFNARYFYTRSIYDESEEQIESRWALTELTYENGAHRSELTASYRDVEDVFDFNSALSPANVHQTGAFYVNGSHQYELNTDQLNTLSSSLRYMRFMAGAQVLNKEIESTDRGNHGNTSWGVYGIHTMNFDFGLSMTSSLRLQFNPISDLSFLPQVSASFDLGSIVLRSSVGRAIREGDFTERYISHQIPNLTPGRNVGNPDLLPEESTSFDVGFDWTPVAQLRFSPTFFYRSSSNLIDYSLTNSNQIDNADNLMADAEYFYASNISESDVTGVELLSAFTQKFASNSTLRSQLGYTYINTTSDQNTVSRYIANHPEHQASLDLSLQAGSFSVNSQSSFNVRSEESAELINAEVPDQYFITNLNVGYTLFGDRFKVYMEVLNLTDTQYQEILGAPMPGRWVLGGIKYSM; this is translated from the coding sequence ATGAGAATCTTAACCTCTATTGTTCTTTCATTTATTATAACCTTTCCTGCTTTTGGGCAGCTAACTGCTGAACTTGACTCCATTGATGTAACAGCCTCACGCATCACTACCACTATATCCGAAAGTGGGAAAAGTGTTGCCGTCATCACACAGACTGATATTCAGAATATGCCGGTGCAGTCGGTAGATGATCTTTTACGCAGTCTCCCCGGTATCAATATTAATGCACGTGCCGGTTTTGGAGTACAAACCGATGTGGGCGTGAGAGGAAGTACCTTTTCCCAAGTGCTTTTTATGCTTGACAACGTGCCCCTTAACGACCCCTTGACCGCTCATTTCAACACCAATATTCCGGTAGCTTTATCCGAGATTGGGCAAATTGAACTGATTCGCGGACCGGCCAGCACCTCTTTCGGTGCCGATGCCGTTGGCGGAGTGGTTCATATTAAGACCAAAGCCTACTTAATGAAAGATTCGGAAGCCCCGGAGAGCCTGCAAACCCGCACGAACGTGGATGTGGCAGCCGGTGAACACAACCTGCAAATCCTGGATGCAAGCGTTGGCGTTGCCAGGAAGAACTGGCGGTTCAACACTTCCTTCCGAACAGCACAATCGGACGGAGAGTCTTTCCGTAATCCCGGCTTTGATGAGGGCGTATCCACTGCCGAAACTTTTAATTCTTATTTTGACATCACCAACCTTTCGTCGGCTATGTCGGTGAAGCTGAATGACAAATGGACCTGGTACACCCGAGGAGGTGTGGAGAATCGCGAATTCAATGCTCGTTATTTTTATACCCGCAGTATTTACGACGAATCGGAAGAGCAAATTGAAAGCCGATGGGCCCTTACCGAACTGACTTATGAAAATGGTGCTCATCGTTCCGAGCTTACAGCTTCCTATCGCGATGTTGAGGATGTATTCGACTTTAATTCCGCATTGTCACCGGCCAACGTACATCAGACCGGGGCTTTTTATGTAAACGGATCTCACCAATACGAATTAAATACCGATCAGCTGAATACTCTTTCTTCTTCTCTGAGGTACATGCGGTTTATGGCCGGTGCTCAAGTGCTGAATAAAGAAATCGAGAGTACCGACAGAGGTAACCACGGAAATACATCGTGGGGAGTGTATGGCATCCACACCATGAACTTTGATTTCGGCCTCAGCATGACCTCCAGCCTGCGGTTACAGTTCAACCCTATCAGTGATTTGAGCTTTCTTCCTCAGGTTAGTGCTTCATTTGATCTGGGCTCTATTGTACTGCGTTCGTCTGTAGGACGGGCCATCCGGGAAGGTGATTTCACCGAGCGATATATTTCTCACCAAATTCCAAACCTGACTCCCGGAAGAAATGTAGGAAACCCGGATTTACTCCCTGAAGAATCCACCTCTTTTGATGTTGGCTTTGACTGGACTCCGGTTGCCCAGCTTCGGTTTTCTCCCACTTTCTTTTACCGCAGTTCCTCTAACCTGATTGATTACAGCCTGACTAACTCAAATCAGATAGACAATGCCGATAACCTGATGGCAGATGCCGAATACTTCTATGCATCCAACATCTCTGAAAGTGATGTAACCGGAGTAGAACTGCTTTCAGCATTCACTCAAAAGTTTGCATCCAATAGCACCCTTCGCTCGCAGCTTGGCTATACCTACATCAATACCACCAGTGATCAAAATACCGTATCAAGATATATTGCCAATCACCCCGAGCATCAGGCAAGCCTGGATCTCAGTCTTCAGGCCGGATCGTTTTCCGTAAACTCCCAGTCGTCCTTTAACGTGCGCTCCGAAGAGTCGGCAGAACTGATTAATGCGGAAGTACCGGATCAATATTTTATCACGAATCTGAATGTGGGATACACCTTGTTCGGCGATCGTTTTAAGGTCTATATGGAAGTGCTGAACCTCACAGATACACAGTACCAGGAGATTCTGGGAGCTCCCATGCCCGGACGCTGGGTTCTCGGCGGTATCAAATACTCCATGTAA
- a CDS encoding endonuclease MutS2, with translation MKLYPDTLLEKLGFDQIRYATLELTQSVRSEELMEALSPTSNPQRVELLTEQTKEMLEVIASADPFPLGEFPEVRDYLGAAKAEGSIIPLPAFVDILKISAMSRQVKSFFKSRSDQLPRMSKLSEGLIPMKELEKSIKEKISEHGELRDNASPELRAIRKKLNKRKSDLRTTINRSMKDASKDGMASDEGPTIRNGRMVIPIQAEFKRKIQGFVHDVSASGQTVYIEPVEALNLNNEIRQFEAEEQREIERILKELTRHVNNNSEYIDQNLSFLAEIDVVFAKAKLTQKLDGEIPIIAKNQYLSVKEAYNPILRLKNLSAKKKEEKETIIPLFLRLEEDEQCLMITGPNAGGKSVAMKTVGLLALMIQSGYGVPADPTSEIPIFSGLFVDLGDDQSIENDLSTFSSRLKWMRETLEEFEPGSLVLIDEAAAGTDPEEGGALFQSFIEKLLDRNGKIIVTTHHGSLKVFAHEHPKAVNGSMEFDQATLSPTYKFKKGIPGSSYAFEIAERMNLDKKVLERSRVLLGEAKDKMESLITELETKSQQAADLKEKYSRLQDKAESERKKYENKIQAIEKDKEKIREKALKEAKSIMDSANQRVEQAVQKIVEQNKADKDEIKEIRKEVDQEKEDINRSLEEIEDRKEEREQVTDDPPQKGDHVRFKDGNTTGELVEINGNNAVVQAGGLRLKTKYKNLVKVEKQKKKKSKARSSIMVGDNSLTTEMVKPSIEVRGMRTEDALHEVTQYIDRAVYRNMNHVEIIHGKGDGILRSQIQSYLNTRKDVKSVETAPIERGGSGCTIVELK, from the coding sequence ATGAAACTTTACCCTGACACTCTTTTAGAAAAGCTCGGTTTCGACCAAATCCGGTATGCGACCCTTGAACTAACCCAATCGGTGCGTTCGGAGGAGCTGATGGAGGCTCTTTCTCCCACATCCAACCCACAGCGGGTGGAATTGCTGACCGAACAAACCAAAGAGATGTTGGAAGTGATTGCCTCAGCCGACCCCTTCCCTTTGGGGGAATTTCCCGAAGTCCGGGATTACCTCGGTGCCGCAAAGGCTGAGGGAAGTATTATCCCCCTCCCTGCATTTGTGGATATTCTGAAAATCTCGGCTATGTCGCGACAGGTAAAAAGTTTTTTTAAGTCGCGGTCTGATCAACTGCCCCGGATGTCGAAGCTTTCGGAAGGGCTCATTCCGATGAAGGAACTTGAAAAGAGCATCAAAGAAAAAATTTCTGAACACGGAGAACTGCGTGACAATGCCAGCCCGGAATTACGAGCCATTCGAAAGAAATTAAACAAACGGAAGTCAGATTTACGGACCACCATAAACCGATCGATGAAAGATGCCAGCAAGGATGGCATGGCATCGGATGAAGGGCCTACAATCCGTAACGGGCGAATGGTAATTCCAATTCAGGCTGAATTTAAGCGAAAGATCCAGGGCTTTGTGCATGATGTTTCGGCCAGCGGTCAAACGGTTTACATTGAACCGGTAGAAGCACTGAACCTGAATAATGAAATCCGGCAGTTTGAGGCTGAAGAACAGCGTGAAATTGAGCGCATCCTGAAAGAGCTGACACGCCACGTGAATAATAACTCAGAATACATTGACCAGAATCTTTCTTTCCTGGCCGAAATTGATGTGGTTTTTGCCAAAGCCAAACTCACTCAAAAGCTGGACGGGGAAATTCCCATCATAGCCAAAAATCAGTATTTGAGCGTTAAGGAGGCTTACAATCCTATTCTCCGGCTCAAGAATCTGAGCGCAAAAAAGAAAGAAGAAAAGGAAACCATCATCCCGCTTTTTCTGCGCCTTGAGGAAGACGAGCAGTGCCTGATGATTACCGGTCCTAATGCCGGGGGAAAATCCGTAGCCATGAAAACCGTAGGGCTGCTGGCGCTGATGATACAATCCGGTTATGGCGTACCTGCCGATCCCACATCCGAAATTCCCATTTTCTCCGGGCTTTTTGTGGATCTCGGTGATGATCAATCCATAGAGAATGATCTGAGCACCTTCTCATCCCGCTTAAAATGGATGCGGGAAACCTTAGAAGAATTTGAGCCCGGAAGCCTGGTACTTATTGATGAAGCAGCTGCCGGAACCGACCCTGAAGAAGGCGGAGCCTTATTTCAGTCGTTTATTGAGAAGCTGCTGGATCGAAATGGCAAAATCATTGTAACGACGCATCACGGCTCGCTGAAGGTATTTGCTCACGAACATCCCAAAGCCGTGAATGGCTCTATGGAATTTGATCAGGCTACCCTTTCCCCCACCTATAAATTCAAGAAAGGAATTCCCGGCAGCAGTTATGCTTTTGAAATTGCGGAGCGGATGAACCTGGATAAGAAAGTGCTGGAGCGATCGCGCGTGCTTCTGGGTGAAGCCAAAGACAAGATGGAATCTCTGATTACCGAGCTGGAAACCAAATCTCAGCAGGCTGCCGACTTAAAAGAGAAGTACTCCAGGTTGCAGGATAAAGCGGAATCGGAGCGCAAAAAGTATGAGAACAAGATTCAGGCTATCGAGAAAGACAAAGAGAAAATCCGTGAGAAGGCCCTGAAAGAAGCCAAGTCGATTATGGATTCTGCCAACCAACGTGTGGAGCAGGCAGTTCAGAAGATCGTCGAGCAAAACAAGGCCGATAAGGATGAGATCAAGGAAATCCGCAAAGAAGTAGATCAGGAGAAAGAGGATATAAATCGTTCTCTGGAAGAAATAGAAGACCGGAAAGAAGAGCGCGAACAGGTAACCGACGATCCGCCCCAAAAAGGTGACCATGTTCGGTTCAAAGATGGAAATACGACGGGAGAATTGGTGGAGATTAATGGTAACAACGCGGTGGTTCAGGCAGGTGGACTCCGCCTTAAAACCAAATACAAAAACCTGGTAAAGGTAGAAAAACAGAAAAAGAAGAAATCCAAAGCCCGTTCTTCCATCATGGTAGGCGATAACAGCCTGACTACCGAAATGGTGAAGCCATCTATCGAAGTGCGGGGAATGCGAACAGAGGATGCCTTACACGAAGTGACTCAATATATCGACCGGGCGGTATACCGGAATATGAATCATGTGGAAATCATCCACGGGAAGGGCGACGGGATTTTACGCAGCCAAATCCAGTCTTATCTCAATACGCGTAAAGATGTGAAAAGTGTGGAAACGGCACCTATTGAACGTGGCGGGTCTGGATGCACCATTGTGGAGTTGAAATAG